The window GTTACGTCAAACAGCCAGAGCATTGTTACAACAACGCcagataaaaaatttaattttgttaggtACCTTTAACTGCCAGATCAGGTTCCAAGCATAGCAGTTCTTTGGTTTGTCGCTGGCAGACCCACGGCCTTTCTTCCCCATAGCGCCATTTTCCATGAGGTTCATAGCCACTCCGTACCCCGATCGAACCGAATAGACCCCATTCGCATTGTGGTGCCACACCATCCGATCCCGGCACCCAGTTTTGCTTAAGGGAATGCTTAAAATAGGTCTCACATCATCCTGGTGAAAGCTTTCCAGGATCAGATCACGATTCCAAGAGCTGGTCTCCGAATCAATTAACTCGCATACCATAGTAGCATGCAGGCTTTCAAAAGGCTTGACTTTAAACGTAGAGGGCCTAGGAAACCACGGGTCCTCCCTAATGTTGATGCATGCCCCGTCCCCGACCCGCCACCGCAATCCGTGTAGGAGCACCATTCGGGCATCAAAAATGCCCTTCCAACCCCACGACGTGTTCCTACCCTTTCCCGCCTCAGTAAAGCACTTCCCAGGGTAGTATTTTTCTTGCAGAACAGTAGCGAGTAAAGACCCCGGGTTCTGGATGAGCCGCCACCCAATCTTGGCAAGGAACGCCAGGTTAAAACACTGGATATCCCTAAAGCCCATCCCACCGACTCGTTTTTGCTTCATTAACCGCTCTCATGATATCCAGTGGACCCACTTTCTCTGCTCGCTCCCCCTCCACCAGAAATTCCGGATAGCTTTCTCCAAGTCTCTACATACCCCAATGGGTAGTTTAAAACAGCTCATAGCATAGTTTGGCATAGCCATGGCCACTGCCTTGACTAGAACTTCCTTTCCTGCTTGTGACAGAAATTGCTCAGCCCAACCCGCCAGCCGGGATTCAAGCCTGTCCCGCACCTCTTCAAAAACCACTTTTttagaatgaccaaaatcagaTTGCAGCCCAAGATACCTACCAAAGCCAGACTTACATTGGATTCCCATGGTCCGGCCAATATTCTTCCTCACCCTGTTCGAGGTCTTCGAGCCGAAGAAAATCGAGCTTTTGGACAGATTAACAGCTTGGCCAGAGCCGCGGGCATATGTTCGCAACACCTCTACCATGCCTCTCGCCTCCTCCACACTCGCATGCCCAAATAATACCGAGTCATCCGCAAAAAACAGGTGCGAGATCGGGGTTCCATTTGCCGACACTCTTAACCCGTGGAGGGCACCCCGATCAATCCCACGCCTAATGAGCATGGACAGACCTTCCGTACAGAGCAGGAAGAGATAGGGAGATAGGGGGTCTCCTTATCGCAGCCCTCGCTTCGGCAGAACAAGCCCAGTCGGGTTCCCATTTACTAGGATACTGAAAGAGGCCGTGGAAATGCATTCTTTGATCCAGTTGCAAAAAAGGGGAGCAAATCCCAATTTCGCCATCATGGATAAAAGGAACACCCACTCCACGCGGTCGTACGCCTTAGCCATGTCGAGCTTAATAGCCATACCAGTCTAGTcgcctttttttttatgaagcaGAGAGTGTAGGATCTCGTGCACCACCAAAATGTTATCCTGAATTTGTTTCCCCGCCACAAAGGCAGATTGATTATCACTAATCACCTTTGGCATCACCGTCTTTAGTCGGTTAGTGAGAACCTTGGCAATGACTTTGTAGATTACATTACATAGTGCAATAGGCCGGTATTGCGTCATATTCCTTGGGCACTTGACCTTAGGGATAAGCACAAGGTTAGTATGATTAAGTTTCCTTAGAATAGTACCAGAGTGCCAGAAGGCTTTGACTATCTTGATCACATCCTTGCCCACAGTATCCCAATGATCCTGGTAGAAGCATCCAGAATATCCGTCCGGGCCCGGGGCCCTAATCGGAGGAATTTGGAAGACAGCCGTTTTGATTTCCTCCTCAGTCACCGCTGCCGTCAAGGCAATATTGTCCTCAGCAGTCACACGTGGTGCTaggcattccccaatctcatcgATTTACCCAGGGCTGCTAGACTTAAATAAGACCTCAAAATAGGATGTAGCAATTGAAGATATCGCTGCTTCGTCCTCTTGCCACACCCCATTCACGTCCTCAAGCCCCTTGATTTGGTTGAACCTTCTTCTTTTGAGGGTTTGAGCATGGAAGAACTTAGAATTTTTATCCCCTTCCTTTAACCATTGGGCACGCGACTTCACCCTCCAGTAAGCTTCTTCGTTTCGATGGGCGGCCCTGAGCTCTCGCTCCTTCATCTTGACCACCTCCGATGCAAATTCAGTAGACATATAAGCTGTTCTAATCTCCTCTTTCAGCTGCTCGATGACTTTCTTTGAGTTCCTTCCTCTCCCCCGATACCAATCCTTAAGCCTGTGCCTTAGGGCCTTCAATTTTTCACAAAATCGAAAAGCGTGTGACCCCCCATGTTTATCTCTCCATTCCTCTACCACCAGTTGTCTACACTCCTCCGTTGTGCTCCATCGTGCATCATAAGAGAATTTCCTCCCCTTCCACGCTTTCACTTTCTCCGTGGATAAAAATAACAGAGCATGGTCCGACCCTTCCAGTACCACGTGCCTGATTGTATTCTCTGGGTAAAGGTCCTGCCATTCCATAGTAGCCAATCCCATGTCCAGGCGTTGCTGGATAGGCTTCGCCTCCTGGTTATTCCGCCACGTAAACGGATAGCCGACAAAACCCAGGTCCATGAGTTCATTTTGAGCCACAAACTCTCTAAAGTCTCGCATACTTGACGTCGGTCTATAGTTGCCCCCCTCTTTCTCATCATTACACAGAATGTCATTAAAGTCCCCAATGAGAAGAGATTTTCCCCTGTTGTTCCCAAGCCGCCTGCTGAGATACCCCCATTGATCCCACCGTTTCTTCTCATCAGTGCTTGCGTAGATTGCAAACAAATACCAGTGACACATCTTGTGCTCATCCCAAATTTTAACTTCAATAACAAAGTCCTCAGACTTCACCAAAGTAACCTGGGAAGCATCCCGCCAGAAAACACAGAGGCCTCCCCCAATGCTCCTAGGTTCTACTGCGTGCATGTACTCCAACTCCAAACGTTTCTTAAGATACCCATATCGACTGCTTTTATTCTTGGTTTCAAGCAAAACCACAATGTCAGGGGTGTGAAGCCGATTCTGCTCCAGCAGATTGTCAACTGTCAGGTCACCCCCGATACCCTGACAGTTCCAGGTAAGTAGTCTCATTTGGGCGTGGGAGACCCCTCACGGCTGGTCTCCTCCGCCTCAACATATGTCTTCCTACTGAGCTTAGATTTTTTAGGTTCCACACAGGGGTTAACCTCATCCAGCTCCACCTCTCGGGCACTTCTCTTTTTGCCTGTCTTCTCGTTCATTACCGCTTCAATGATAGCTTCTAGCTCAAAGGGGTCATCATCT is drawn from Malus domestica chromosome 14, GDT2T_hap1 and contains these coding sequences:
- the LOC139191246 gene encoding uncharacterized protein codes for the protein MRLLTWNCQGIGGDLTVDNLLEQNRLHTPDIVVLLETKNKSSRYGYLKKRLELEYMHAVEPRSIGGGLCVFWRDASQVTLVKSEDFVIEVKIWDEHKMCHWYLFAIYASTDEKKRWDQWGYLSRRLGNNRGKSLLIGDFNDILCNDEKEGGNYRPTSSMRDFREFVAQNELMDLGFVGYPFTWRNNQEAKPIQQRLDMGLATMEWQDLYPENTIRHVVLEGSDHALLFLSTEKVKAWKGRKFSYDARWSTTEECRQLVVEEWRDKHGGSHAFRFCEKLKALRHRLKDWYRGRGRNSKKVIEQLKEEIRTAYMSTEFASEVVKMKERELRAAHRNEEAYWRVKSRAQWLKEGDKNSKFFHAQTLKRRRFNQIKGLEDVNGVWQEDEAAISSIATSYFEVLFKSSSPG